The bacterium genome includes a region encoding these proteins:
- a CDS encoding dihydroorotate dehydrogenase, whose product MSISSAETVPSLAVDLTSMKLATPAVLASGTWGYGPEGSEFVDYARIGAIAVKGVTRQPRAGNPPPRLRNIPSGVLNSVGLENVGVDALLAEKLPAIRDIECSVIVNFAGGNIAEYGEIAAMLVDGARVDALEANVSCPNVEAGGKAFGTNPAQVREIARVVKDAAPKLPLFMKLAPGVTDIVEIVDAAMAGGADGVTIANCWLGLSLDVRRRRPIFRNIVAGMSGPAVKPLTLRLVHEVHKAMPGVPIIGLGGVNCGEDVAEYLLAGASAVGIGAASLAHPGAAMRIVDEFEQFLREENIERATDLVGALGEWEPTC is encoded by the coding sequence ATGTCAATCTCTTCCGCTGAAACAGTCCCATCGCTTGCGGTGGATCTTACGTCGATGAAGCTTGCAACGCCCGCCGTGCTTGCATCCGGCACGTGGGGCTACGGACCCGAGGGATCAGAGTTCGTCGACTACGCGCGCATCGGTGCCATCGCCGTCAAGGGCGTGACGCGGCAGCCGCGCGCCGGCAATCCGCCGCCGCGTCTGCGCAACATCCCATCGGGTGTGTTGAACTCGGTTGGGCTAGAGAACGTTGGAGTAGATGCGCTTCTTGCCGAGAAGTTGCCTGCTATCCGCGATATCGAGTGCAGCGTGATCGTGAACTTCGCAGGCGGCAATATCGCTGAGTATGGCGAAATTGCCGCGATGCTCGTCGATGGTGCGCGAGTCGATGCGCTGGAGGCGAACGTTTCGTGCCCGAACGTCGAGGCCGGCGGAAAAGCATTCGGTACAAATCCGGCGCAGGTTCGAGAGATTGCACGCGTTGTGAAGGACGCTGCGCCGAAGTTGCCGCTGTTCATGAAGTTGGCGCCCGGCGTGACCGACATCGTCGAGATCGTCGATGCGGCGATGGCAGGCGGCGCGGACGGTGTGACAATTGCGAACTGCTGGCTGGGCCTTTCGCTCGATGTGCGTCGGCGTCGACCAATCTTCCGCAACATCGTTGCCGGAATGAGCGGCCCCGCCGTGAAGCCGTTGACCCTGCGCCTGGTGCATGAAGTGCACAAGGCAATGCCGGGCGTGCCAATCATCGGGCTCGGGGGAGTGAACTGCGGCGAAGATGTCGCAGAGTATTTGCTCGCTGGCGCATCCGCGGTGGGAATCGGCGCTGCATCGTTGGCGCATCCTGGCGCGGCGATGCGGATCGTTGATGAGTTCGAGCAATTCCTGCGCGAGGAGAACATCGAGCGCGCGACCGACCTCGTCGGAGCGCTCGGGGAATGGGAGCCAACTTGCTGA
- a CDS encoding amidophosphoribosyltransferase has translation MTTRNSVPTYLHERPTEECGVCAVVGHPEAAKLTCLGLYSLQHRGQETAGIVSASRNGNGCIRHSIHRGLGLVREIFTEEDLAHLEGEVAIGHVRYSTTGQPIPANTQPLASSLRFGPVALAHNGNLTNARELREDLKQAGAIFQTTIDSEAILHQLTHVRHADIEECLADALPLVEGAYSLVMLHNDVLYAVRDPRGFRPLVLGQLPNGAHVVASETIAFDLLDAKLIRDVEPGEVIRIAPGEEPVSLPLLERKETAHCIFELVYFSRPDSVVDGRHVQEVRERLGAELWHEQPADVDVVMGVPDSSTAAAVGYARAGKIPYEMGLIRNHYIGRTFIEPHQIIRDFRAKLKYNPVRSIIQGKRVAVIDDSIVRGTTCCKIARMLYDAGAKEVHFRITAPPWRHACFYGIDTPDERKLMANNATVEQMRDQIGCDSLRFLTPDALTRAVRETEGWCMACFTGKYPTVRPENLTKETFEEDDPRTQWQPNGNTCAKEHHVV, from the coding sequence ATGACAACTCGCAACTCCGTCCCTACTTACTTGCACGAGCGCCCGACCGAAGAGTGTGGCGTGTGCGCAGTCGTCGGCCATCCCGAGGCCGCAAAGTTGACATGTCTCGGTCTGTATTCCCTGCAGCATCGAGGACAGGAAACCGCGGGCATCGTCTCCGCCTCGCGAAACGGCAATGGTTGCATCCGCCACTCGATTCATCGCGGCCTGGGCCTTGTTCGGGAGATTTTCACGGAAGAGGATCTTGCTCACCTGGAAGGTGAGGTTGCGATCGGCCACGTGAGGTACTCGACGACCGGGCAGCCGATTCCCGCGAACACCCAGCCGCTTGCATCGTCGCTTCGATTTGGCCCAGTGGCCCTCGCGCACAATGGAAACCTGACGAATGCGCGCGAGTTGCGTGAGGATCTGAAGCAGGCCGGGGCGATTTTCCAGACGACGATCGATTCTGAAGCGATTTTGCATCAACTGACACACGTTCGACATGCGGACATCGAGGAGTGCCTGGCCGATGCGCTGCCGCTGGTCGAGGGCGCGTACTCGCTCGTGATGCTTCACAACGATGTTCTTTACGCTGTTCGCGATCCGCGAGGCTTCCGGCCGCTGGTTCTTGGCCAATTGCCGAACGGTGCGCACGTCGTTGCGAGTGAGACGATCGCGTTCGATCTGCTGGATGCAAAGCTGATCCGCGACGTGGAGCCAGGCGAAGTGATTCGAATCGCGCCGGGCGAGGAGCCTGTCAGTCTGCCTTTGCTTGAGCGGAAAGAAACGGCTCACTGCATCTTTGAACTCGTCTACTTCTCGCGCCCGGATTCGGTCGTGGACGGCCGGCACGTTCAAGAAGTGCGCGAGCGCCTGGGGGCTGAGCTCTGGCACGAGCAGCCCGCGGACGTCGATGTAGTGATGGGTGTCCCGGACAGTTCGACGGCCGCCGCGGTGGGTTACGCCCGCGCCGGGAAGATCCCGTATGAAATGGGGCTGATCCGGAATCACTACATTGGCCGCACCTTCATCGAGCCGCATCAGATCATTCGCGATTTCCGCGCGAAGCTGAAATACAATCCCGTGCGATCGATCATCCAAGGAAAGCGCGTGGCCGTGATTGATGACTCGATCGTGCGCGGCACGACGTGTTGCAAGATCGCGCGAATGCTGTACGACGCGGGCGCGAAGGAAGTGCACTTCCGCATTACCGCGCCGCCGTGGCGGCATGCGTGCTTCTACGGGATCGACACGCCGGACGAGCGTAAGCTGATGGCCAACAACGCAACGGTCGAGCAGATGCGCGACCAGATCGGCTGCGATTCGTTGCGATTCCTGACGCCGGACGCGCTGACGCGCGCGGTTCGCGAGACCGAGGGTTGGTGCATGGCGTGCTTCACCGGCAAGTATCCGACGGTGCGGCCAGAGAATCTGACGAAGGAGACGTTCGAGGAAGACGATCCGCGCACGCAGTGGCAACCGAACGGAAATACCTGTGCAAAGGAACATCATGTCGTCTAG
- a CDS encoding phosphoribosylaminoimidazolesuccinocarboxamide synthase: protein MAESTLLQSSLPGIAPAHTGKVRDMYDLDTEFLMVTTDRLSAFDVVFPSPIPGKGRVLTALSVHWFQTLGDIVPNHLIEPATREFLDALTPDADALLGRSLRVEKCEPIKAECIVRGSLEGSGWKEYRQRGAIQEHGLPPGLKLHDQLPEPIFTPSTKADAGHDENVTFAQMADIVGRELAETLRETSIRLFTAARDRLKGVGITLADTKFEFGLLDGEVLLIDEALTPDSSRFLIPGEDGNPVSMDKQFVRDWAERTDWNKKPPAPELPADVIAQTSARYREIAERIIGKELPV, encoded by the coding sequence ATGGCTGAATCCACGTTGCTACAATCGAGTCTGCCCGGAATCGCGCCCGCACACACTGGCAAGGTGCGCGACATGTACGATCTCGACACGGAGTTCCTGATGGTGACGACCGATCGCCTGAGCGCGTTCGACGTCGTCTTTCCATCGCCGATTCCTGGGAAGGGTCGCGTGCTGACCGCGCTGAGTGTGCATTGGTTCCAGACCCTCGGCGACATTGTGCCGAATCACTTGATCGAGCCGGCGACGCGCGAGTTTCTGGATGCGCTGACACCGGACGCGGATGCGCTGCTCGGCCGATCGTTGCGTGTCGAGAAGTGCGAACCGATCAAGGCCGAGTGCATCGTGCGCGGCAGCCTGGAAGGAAGCGGCTGGAAAGAATACCGCCAACGCGGCGCGATCCAGGAACACGGTTTGCCGCCGGGCTTGAAGCTGCACGATCAACTGCCGGAGCCCATCTTCACGCCTTCCACAAAGGCCGATGCCGGGCACGATGAAAACGTGACATTCGCACAGATGGCGGACATCGTGGGGCGCGAACTGGCGGAAACATTACGCGAAACCAGCATTCGGCTGTTCACCGCTGCGCGGGACCGACTGAAGGGTGTTGGGATCACGCTTGCTGACACAAAATTCGAGTTTGGTTTGCTGGATGGAGAAGTCCTCTTGATTGACGAGGCCCTCACGCCGGATTCTTCTCGGTTTCTGATTCCGGGGGAGGATGGCAATCCGGTTTCGATGGATAAGCAATTCGTTCGTGACTGGGCCGAACGCACCGATTGGAACAAGAAACCGCCCGCGCCGGAGCTTCCCGCGGATGTGATTGCACAGACCAGCGCTCGCTATCGCGAAATCGCCGAGCGCATTATTGGCAAGGAGTTGCCCGTATGA
- the purQ gene encoding phosphoribosylformylglycinamidine synthase subunit PurQ gives MKAGIVVFPGSNCDRDCLDASERIMGWQTVACWHGDDLPRDLDLVILPGGFSHGDYLRAGALAALAPVMEGVRRHVDEGRHVIGICNGFQILCESGLLPGALLINRGLVFRCEDVDLKVERRDTAFTSACPDRIRMPIAHREGRYFADAETLVRIEGEGQVLFRYAGKNPNGSLNDIAGIMNDRGNVCGLMPHPERACEAILGGTEGRSVFESLANIQEVSTTC, from the coding sequence ATGAAGGCAGGCATCGTTGTTTTTCCCGGATCGAATTGCGATCGCGATTGCCTGGACGCCAGCGAACGCATCATGGGCTGGCAGACAGTTGCGTGCTGGCACGGCGATGATCTTCCGCGCGATCTCGATCTTGTGATTTTGCCCGGCGGGTTCAGCCACGGAGATTACTTGCGCGCCGGGGCGCTGGCCGCGTTGGCTCCGGTGATGGAAGGCGTTCGTCGTCACGTCGATGAAGGGCGCCACGTGATCGGCATCTGCAACGGGTTTCAGATTCTCTGCGAATCTGGGCTTCTGCCGGGGGCATTGCTAATCAATCGCGGACTCGTGTTTCGCTGCGAGGACGTTGACCTGAAAGTCGAACGTCGCGACACGGCATTCACGTCCGCCTGTCCCGATCGCATTCGGATGCCGATCGCTCATCGCGAAGGGCGCTACTTCGCGGATGCCGAAACGCTCGTGCGGATCGAAGGCGAAGGCCAGGTTCTATTCCGTTACGCCGGCAAGAATCCGAACGGCTCTCTGAACGATATCGCGGGCATCATGAACGACCGCGGCAATGTTTGCGGACTGATGCCGCACCCCGAGCGTGCGTGCGAAGCCATCCTGGGCGGAACGGAAGGACGGAGCGTGTTTGAGTCTCTCGCCAACATTCAAGAGGTATCGACGACTTGCTGA
- the purS gene encoding phosphoribosylformylglycinamidine synthase subunit PurS, whose product MSSRFDAEVIVMPKKEVADPQGQAIEGALSRLQLTENGVQFEGIHVGRVFRFAVDAATRDAAEKAVETLADRVLANPNVEAFRFTLQEQL is encoded by the coding sequence ATGAGTTCTCGCTTCGATGCCGAAGTGATTGTGATGCCGAAGAAGGAAGTGGCCGATCCTCAGGGGCAGGCCATTGAAGGTGCACTGTCGCGCCTGCAACTCACGGAGAATGGCGTGCAGTTCGAAGGAATTCACGTCGGACGCGTGTTCCGCTTTGCCGTGGACGCTGCAACGCGCGACGCCGCGGAGAAAGCCGTCGAGACGTTGGCCGATCGCGTGCTCGCCAATCCGAACGTCGAGGCGTTTCGGTTCACGCTGCAGGAGCAACTATGA
- the purL gene encoding phosphoribosylformylglycinamidine synthase subunit PurL produces the protein MLTATEITPEIVATHGLRPEEYDHICEILGRTPGIVELGIFSVMWSEHCAYKHSRPVLKTLPTQGERVLVGPGENAGIIDIGDGVCVAFKMESHNHPSAVEPYQGAATGVGGILRDIFTMGARPIAMLNNLRFGEPDDPNMQHLIDGVIEGIAGYGNCVGVPTVAGDIAFDPGYAGNILVNVMCVGVGKSEDIARGQATGAGNAVLYFGSPTGRDGIHGATFASEELNEEAVERRGAVQVGDPFMGKKILEATLELIERGLVVGIQDMGAAGLTCSTCEMAGRAGTGIDIDLDKVPQRAAAMSAYEIMLSESQERMLAVCEPARVSEALEVCERWECGGVVIGEVTDSGHMVVRHRGGIVADIPAAPLTEEAPVYHPESDDPILPQPVPTIPTVERASVGKWLLRLLASPTVASKRWAWRRYDHMVQTNTVVRPGDGDAAVLRVRGEGKHADKFIAVTGDGNARWVARDARLGGQLAVSEAARNLVCVGAEPVGLTNCLNFGSPEKPKIFGAFKNCVAGMGYACRRLNVPVTGGNVSLYNEHDGIAVPPTPMIGMVGLIEDAAHITRSGFRQKGDSILLLGARPLSIDGSEFAKLTLGPDMPGKPPIGGSIAFDLEEEARLQAIVLEAIRAGLVHSAHDVTEGGLAVALAECCLSSPHQLGAWIEQPNSVAPVTWFFGELPPRIILSGSKEKVGDIQRMADEVGVPCAVIGEVAAEALRLGKQAEITIDELRRAHETKPFEGLR, from the coding sequence TTGCTGACAGCGACTGAAATCACACCGGAAATCGTCGCGACTCACGGGTTACGCCCGGAGGAGTACGACCACATCTGCGAGATCCTGGGCCGTACGCCCGGAATCGTGGAACTCGGGATCTTCTCCGTCATGTGGTCGGAGCATTGCGCTTACAAGCACTCGCGGCCTGTATTGAAGACGCTGCCGACACAGGGCGAGCGCGTTCTCGTCGGTCCTGGGGAAAACGCAGGAATCATTGATATTGGGGACGGAGTCTGTGTGGCCTTCAAGATGGAGAGCCACAATCACCCTTCGGCCGTCGAACCGTATCAGGGTGCCGCAACGGGAGTCGGTGGAATCCTGCGCGATATCTTCACGATGGGTGCGCGGCCGATTGCGATGTTGAACAATCTGCGTTTCGGGGAGCCCGATGATCCGAATATGCAGCACCTGATTGATGGCGTGATCGAGGGCATCGCCGGTTATGGCAATTGCGTCGGCGTACCGACCGTTGCGGGCGACATCGCATTCGATCCAGGATATGCCGGGAACATCCTCGTAAACGTGATGTGCGTCGGTGTTGGGAAGTCCGAAGACATTGCGCGCGGCCAGGCTACTGGTGCTGGCAACGCGGTGCTGTACTTCGGGTCGCCAACCGGACGTGATGGCATTCACGGTGCCACGTTTGCCAGCGAAGAACTGAACGAAGAAGCCGTGGAGCGTCGCGGCGCCGTGCAGGTGGGCGACCCCTTCATGGGGAAGAAGATCCTGGAGGCGACGCTCGAATTGATCGAGCGCGGACTCGTCGTCGGCATCCAGGACATGGGTGCTGCGGGCTTGACATGTTCGACCTGCGAAATGGCGGGACGTGCAGGGACCGGCATCGACATCGATCTCGACAAGGTCCCTCAGCGCGCTGCCGCGATGAGCGCGTATGAAATCATGCTCTCCGAAAGTCAGGAACGCATGTTGGCCGTTTGCGAGCCGGCGAGAGTCTCAGAAGCGCTGGAGGTTTGCGAGCGTTGGGAATGTGGCGGCGTTGTGATCGGCGAAGTGACCGACAGCGGCCACATGGTTGTACGTCACCGTGGGGGTATCGTGGCCGACATCCCGGCCGCGCCGTTGACCGAGGAGGCGCCAGTCTATCATCCGGAATCTGACGATCCGATTCTTCCACAGCCCGTTCCGACAATCCCGACCGTCGAGCGCGCCAGCGTCGGCAAGTGGTTGTTGCGGTTGCTCGCGTCGCCCACCGTGGCATCGAAGCGCTGGGCATGGCGGCGATACGACCACATGGTCCAGACGAACACCGTCGTCCGCCCCGGCGATGGGGATGCGGCGGTTCTGCGCGTTCGCGGCGAAGGGAAACACGCGGACAAGTTCATTGCGGTGACCGGGGATGGCAACGCGCGTTGGGTGGCGCGTGATGCGCGACTGGGCGGACAGTTGGCCGTCAGTGAAGCGGCGCGCAATCTCGTCTGCGTGGGCGCAGAGCCGGTTGGGCTGACAAACTGTCTGAATTTTGGGTCACCGGAGAAGCCGAAGATCTTCGGCGCCTTCAAGAATTGCGTCGCCGGGATGGGCTATGCCTGCCGGCGCCTCAACGTTCCGGTCACCGGAGGAAATGTTTCGCTCTACAACGAGCACGATGGCATCGCCGTTCCGCCAACGCCGATGATTGGTATGGTTGGCTTGATCGAAGATGCCGCCCACATCACGCGCAGTGGATTCCGCCAGAAGGGCGACAGTATTCTGCTGCTCGGCGCTCGGCCGCTTTCGATCGATGGATCCGAGTTTGCGAAGCTCACTCTCGGACCGGACATGCCCGGCAAGCCGCCGATCGGCGGTTCGATCGCGTTTGATCTGGAAGAGGAAGCGCGGCTGCAAGCAATCGTCCTGGAGGCGATCCGCGCAGGCCTGGTTCATTCCGCACATGATGTCACCGAAGGCGGACTGGCCGTTGCTTTGGCGGAGTGCTGTCTGAGCTCTCCACATCAACTCGGCGCGTGGATCGAACAGCCGAATTCAGTCGCTCCGGTCACGTGGTTCTTTGGCGAATTACCGCCGCGCATTATTCTGTCGGGCTCGAAAGAAAAGGTCGGCGATATTCAACGCATGGCCGACGAGGTCGGCGTTCCATGTGCTGTCATTGGCGAAGTCGCCGCCGAGGCGCTTCGTCTTGGCAAGCAGGCGGAAATCACGATCGATGAACTTCGCAGAGCCCACGAAACCAAGCCCTTCGAAGGATTGCGCTGA